GTTTCTCGCGAGCGGCGTCTCGATGCACCTGACCGGTGCCGCGAACGACTACGTCGGTAAGGGCCTCTCCGGTGGGAAGCTCACCGTCCGAACACCGGAGAGTGCGGCCTACGACGCGAGCCAGAACGTCGCGATTGGCAACGTCGCGCTCTACGGCGCGACGGACGGCCAGCTATACGTCAACGGCGTCGCCGGCGAGCGCTTTGCCGTCCGTAACTCCGGAGCGAAGGCCGTCGTCGAGGGCGTCGGCGACCATGGCTGTGAGTACATGACCGGTGGCGTCGTCGCCGTCCTCGGCGAGACCGGCACGAACTTCGCAGCCGGCATGTCCGGCGGTGTCGCCTACGTCTACGACCCAGACAGCGAATTCGACCGAAAGGCAAACACCGGGCTGGTCTCGCTGCACGACGACCTCGAGGACGAAGACGAGGAGATGCTCCGCCGCCTCGTCGAGAACCACGTCGCCTACACGGGCTCCGAGCGCGGTACCGAACTCCTCGACGACTGGGAGCGCGCACTCGACGCCTTCGTGAAGGTCATGCCCGACGCGTACCACGAGGCCATCACCGAGCAAGGATCGGACGACGTTCGTGGTGAACTGCCCGGTGTGCCCGAGACTGAGGGTGACGCCGACGCCGGCGACACCGACGCAGACTCCGCCGGCTTCGCCGCGAGCGACGACTAGCCGAATTGCGATACCGACCCGACTGGTCGTTCGCTGGCAGTCTGTGAGAACGGTGTACTCGAGTTAGGCTGTTATCTGCTCTCCTGCCGTCCGATATCGGTGACAGCCACTCCAATCAGAAATTGTGCACGCTGAACTTTCATGGTCGACCCCAACCCAAACTCACCCATGAGTGACGATCCACTTGACGACGTTGATAGAGGGATCCTCCATCTGTTGCAACAAGACGCGCGCAACTACAGCGCCGCCGACATCGCCGACCACGTGGGCGTGACGGCCAATACGGTGCGTAATCGGATTCAGCGTCTCGAAGAGGGTGGCATCATCGACGGGTATGTCCCACGTATCAATTACGAACAAGCCGGGTACCAGCTCGCGGTGGACATGATCTGTACCGCCCCTATCACCAACCGGTCGGGACTCGCGAGCGAAGCGTTGGACGTAGACGGCGTCGTTCAAGTTCGCGAACGGATGACCGGTCGCCGGAATGTAACCATCACTGCTATCGCCGCCGAGAGCGACGACCTTACCGAAATTGCGACGCAACTCGACGAGATCGGGCTGACGGTCGAATCCGAGGAACTGGTCAAAAACGTCCACGTTCAGCCGTTCGACAACTTCGCCTCCAACGAGATCGAGGAGTGATTTCGGTTTCCGAGATTTCCCACTGAAAAATACACTCGAGTAGAAGGCGAGTTTCGCATATGGCGAACAATATCGGATAGCGTTTCGTAATTAGAATATATATTCGAAATTTCTTTAGCTATCGATCACCCAGGGAGTGTAACGATGCGAGAGATCACCGTGGAGACGCAAGCCGACGATTCCGTCAGCACCGTTGTCGTTGAGGCGGTGGCCGAAGCTGTCGGCGTTGACGCAACAGCGTTGCCACCGCTGTACGAGCGGGTCGACCCCGACGCACTCGACGCGGTGTTCGCGCCGACAGCGACGGGTGCACCACGCACCGGGGAGATTCAATTCTCCTACAGCGAGTACGTGGTCACAGTCGGCTGCGACGGTGATGAGATTGCAATCACACTCGATACGTGATGTGTGGTTCATCGATCGTCTGACTGGTCTGCTGGGGAGGACTTTTGCTAATCGTTTCCCGGGCAATGACGGCTGTATCCGCATGGCTACCGCGGTAGGCGTTCGCCTGTCGCTTCTGTAATTCATCACACGTCTGTTCAAAAAATCGAATCGACGAACGAATACAGGAGCTCAGTCGTCGATCTGACGCGATCGCCGAGACTGACCACGTGATACATGGCGTCGCGTCGCCGCAATGTCGAGTACCGCGGTCTACCTGGCGGCTGTCGGCTGATCCTGGCACGATCTGATCCAGTCACGGTAGTCGCGGTACGAGCCGGCTGTGTGTTTGGTCACCGAGTTCAGGTTCTCACCTCCATTACGATTGGATTATTCACCCCGACTAACTTAATCTTTAGCCCCCTCTAATCAACTATCGGCAGTCGGCGTCAGTCCCGGCCGAGCGTGTGGAACTCGTCGTTCGGCCGCATCTCAGCAAACATCGCCATTCGGTTACTCAGGTTGTAAAACGATGTTACGGCGGCGATGTCCCAGAGTGCCTCCTCGCTGAAGCCAGCGTCGCGGAGTCGGTCGAGATCCGACTCTTCGACCGCCATTGGTCGCTCGGTGAGTGTGACAGCAACGTCGAGCATCGTACGATGGGTCTCGTTGATATCCGCAGTTCTGTAGTTCGCGATCAGTTGGTCCGCTAACTGTGGATCTTGAGCATAGATCCTCACGAGTGCCCCGTGTGCGACATTACAGTAGTAACAGTGGTTGACACCGGAGACCGCGACAACGATCATCTCGATTTCCTCACGCTCGAGTGCGGTGTCCTCGACGAGTGCGTCGTGGTACTGGAAGAACGCCCGGAAGTGTGAGGGTTTGTAGGCGAACGCGGAGAAAACATTCGGTGTGAAGCCAGCGCTCTCGGTTTCCTCGGTGATCCGTTCCTGGAGGTCCTCGGGGAGTTCTCCGAAGTCCGGGACGGGGAAGTTCGCCATGGCGTCGTCTGCGAGGGTTGGTGTGGCGTTCGATTCTCCAGTTGCATCGTTGACTGAACCCGAGTCCGTGTCCGTGTCCGTGTCCGAGTCTGAGTCCGTGTCCGTATCGACTGTGTCGTCCTGATCGCTCATGCACGCTGGTTCACACGTCAGCGTATTAACTCACGGCCCTCGCCCGCGCGTCCTGGACGAAGGCCTCCAGTAACCAAGCGCCGGCGCAGGTAGCGTTGGCGAGCATGTCGAAAAGTAACACCAGTGCGGAATCGCAGCGGCCACGGGATGTCGACTGCGTAGTGAGCCGTCTGTTCGTCAGCTAACACCTATTGCATCCCTATTCTGACCGGAGGTCCTCACGATCTTTGTCCCGGTCGCCAACCGGGTCGCGTTCGTGGACGTGTCGCCGGTTGCTCATATCGTCGTCCGTCCGAC
The DNA window shown above is from Natrialba magadii ATCC 43099 and carries:
- a CDS encoding Lrp/AsnC family transcriptional regulator, translating into MSDDPLDDVDRGILHLLQQDARNYSAADIADHVGVTANTVRNRIQRLEEGGIIDGYVPRINYEQAGYQLAVDMICTAPITNRSGLASEALDVDGVVQVRERMTGRRNVTITAIAAESDDLTEIATQLDEIGLTVESEELVKNVHVQPFDNFASNEIEE
- a CDS encoding peroxidase-related enzyme (This protein belongs to a clade of uncharacterized proteins related to peroxidases such as the alkylhydroperoxidase AhpD.), coding for MSDQDDTVDTDTDSDSDTDTDTDSGSVNDATGESNATPTLADDAMANFPVPDFGELPEDLQERITEETESAGFTPNVFSAFAYKPSHFRAFFQYHDALVEDTALEREEIEMIVVAVSGVNHCYYCNVAHGALVRIYAQDPQLADQLIANYRTADINETHRTMLDVAVTLTERPMAVEESDLDRLRDAGFSEEALWDIAAVTSFYNLSNRMAMFAEMRPNDEFHTLGRD
- a CDS encoding HalOD1 output domain-containing protein — encoded protein: MREITVETQADDSVSTVVVEAVAEAVGVDATALPPLYERVDPDALDAVFAPTATGAPRTGEIQFSYSEYVVTVGCDGDEIAITLDT